In the Enterococcus saigonensis genome, one interval contains:
- a CDS encoding glycosyltransferase family 2 protein yields the protein MKKRVLLIIPAFNEEESIIDTVKQVENFYDENFELNYVVINDGSTDSTGKLLTNSGKNVIHLVSNLGIGGAVQTGYKYAKLHSYDIAVQFDGDGQHDINSLPALISPILQEKNNFTIGSRFVPGEKSNFQSTGLRRLGINIISILIKIVSGQRLYDTTSGYRAADKNVIEYFSDSYPVKYPEPESLVLLLKNGFKFREIPVNMFERTGGESSITPVKSIKYMLEVCSAILLLSFKKGKEEL from the coding sequence GTGAAAAAGAGAGTCTTACTAATTATTCCTGCTTTTAATGAAGAAGAGAGCATAATCGATACAGTTAAACAAGTTGAGAATTTTTATGATGAAAATTTTGAACTTAATTACGTGGTGATTAATGATGGGTCTACGGATTCAACCGGGAAATTGTTAACAAATTCCGGGAAAAATGTTATTCATTTGGTTAGCAATTTGGGAATAGGTGGAGCAGTGCAAACGGGCTATAAGTATGCAAAACTACATAGTTATGATATTGCAGTTCAGTTTGATGGGGATGGTCAGCATGATATTAATTCCTTACCAGCGTTAATTTCTCCAATTCTACAAGAAAAAAATAATTTCACTATCGGTTCAAGATTTGTTCCAGGCGAAAAATCTAATTTTCAATCAACTGGCCTTAGAAGACTAGGTATTAATATTATCAGTATTTTAATAAAAATTGTAAGTGGACAAAGACTCTATGATACAACTTCTGGATATAGAGCGGCAGATAAAAATGTTATTGAATATTTTAGTGACTCATATCCTGTGAAATACCCTGAGCCTGAATCATTGGTTCTACTTTTAAAAAACGGCTTTAAATTTCGTGAAATTCCGGTAAATATGTTTGAGAGAACAGGGGGAGAATCTTCTATTACTCCTGTAAAGTCTATTAAATATATGTTAGAGGTATGCTCAGCAATTTTATTATTGTCTTTTAAAAAGGGAAAAGAGGAATTATAG